In Bos taurus isolate L1 Dominette 01449 registration number 42190680 breed Hereford chromosome 11, ARS-UCD2.0, whole genome shotgun sequence, one DNA window encodes the following:
- the IL1B gene encoding interleukin-1 beta precursor (The RefSeq protein has 1 substitution compared to this genomic sequence) has translation MATVPEPINEMMAYYSDENELLFEADDPKQMKSCIQHLDLGSMGDGNIQLQISHQFYNKSFRQVVSVIVAMEKLRNSAYAHVFHDDDLRSILSFIFEEEPVIFETSSDEFLCDAPVQSIKCKLQDREQKSLVLASPCVLKALHLLSQEMNREVVFCMSFVQGEERDNKIPVALGIKDKNLYLSCVKKGDTPTLQLEEVDPKVYPKRNMEKRFVFYKTEIKNTVEFESVLYPNWYISTSQIEERPVFLGHFRGGQDITDFRMETLSP, from the exons ATGGCAACCGTACCTGAACCCATCAACGAAATGATGGCTTACTACAG TGACGAGAATGAGCTGTTATTTGAGGCTGATGGCCCTAAACAGATGAAG AGCTGCATCCAACACCTGGACCTCGGTTCCATGGGAGATGGAAACATCCAGCTGCAGATTTCTCACCAGTTCTACAACAAAAGCTTCAGGCAGGTGGTGTCGGTCATCGTGGCCATGGAGAAGCTGAGGAACAGTGCCTACGCACATGTCTTCCATGATGATGACCTGAGGAGCATCCTTTCATTCATCTTTGAAGAAG AGCCTGTCATCTTCGAAACGTCCTCCGACGAGTTTCTGTGTGACGCACCCGTGCAGTCAATAAAgtgcaaactccaggacagaGAGCAAAAATCCCTGGTGCTGGCTAGCCCATGTGTGCTGAAGGCTCTCCACCTCCTCTCACAGGAAATGAACCGAGAAG tGGTGTTCTGCATGAGCTTTGtgcaaggagaggaaagagacaaCAAGATTCCTGTGGCCTTGGGTATCAAGGACAAGAATCTATACCTGTCTTGTGTGAAAAAAGGTGATACGCCCACCCTGCAGCTGGAG GAAGTAGACCCCAAAGTCTACCCCAAGAGGAATATGGAAAAGCGCTTTGTCTTCTACAAGACAGAAATCAAGAATACAGTTGAATTTGAGTCTGTCCTGTACCCTAACTGGTACATCAGCACTTCTCAAATCGAAGAAAGGCCCGTCTTCCTGGGACATTTTCGAGGTGGCCAGGATATAACTGACTTCAGAATGGAAACCCTCTCTCCCTAA